Sequence from the Piscinibacter sp. HJYY11 genome:
AAGCACTGCTCGCGCGGGTGTTCCAGGTGCGCGACGACAACCCGCTCGTCGGCCTCTCCGGCCGCGCCACGCTGATGCGCCGCCTGGGCGAGACGCTGGCCGCGCAGCCCGAGGTCTTCGGCGACGACGGCCGGCCCGGCGGGCTCTACGACACGCTCACGCAGCGCGGCCAGCTCGACCGCCTGCCCGCCCCCGCGGTGCTGCAGGCCCTGCTCGACCACCTGGGCCCGATCTGGCTCACCGGCAGCAGCCTGCAAGGCACACCGCTCGGCGACTGCTGGCCGCACCCGGCCGCCGGCGGCAGCGGGCTCACCGCGGGCTGGGTGCCCTTCCACAAGCTCAGCCAGTGGCTGACCTACTCGCTGCTCGAGCCCTTCGAATGGGCCGGCGTGACGCTCACCGAGCTCGATGGCCTGACCGGCCTGCCCGAGTACCGCAACGGCGGCCTGCTGCTCGACTCGCGCGTGATCGTGCCGCGCGACCCGAGCTTCGCCGCCCGCACCCACACCGCGGCCGACGAGGCCATCGTCGAATGGCGCGCGCTCACCGTCGCGCTGATCGACGAACTCGCGCCGCTGGTGCGCGAGCGGCTGCACAAGAAGGCCGAGGAGATGCCGCTCGCGTGCATCCTCGAAGGCGGCACCTGGGCCGCCGGCCGCGAGATCGCCAAGACGCTGCGCGAAGGCAACCCGCCGCTCAAGATCGAGAGCGACGGGACCGTGTTCTGAGGCCACCTCACCCGACAAGCGACCATGACCGCACAGATCCACCACATCACCCACCCGCTCATCCAGCACAAGCTCACGCTCATGCGCGAGAAAGACCGCAGCACCAACAGCTTCCGCCGCCTGCTCGGCGAGATCAGCATGCTGATGGCGTATGAAGTGACGCGCGACATGCCCACGCAGCTGATCGACATCGAGACGCCGCTCGAGAAGATGCAGAGCCCGGTGATCGACGGCAAGAAGACGGTGTTCGTGTCGATCATGCGGGCCGGCGCGGGTTTCCTCGACGGCATGCTCAACGTGATCCCGGGCGCGCGCATCGGCCACGTCGGGCTGTACCGCGACCCGAAGACGCTGGTGGCGGTGGAGTACTACTTCAAGATGCCGGCCGACATGCACGAGCGCGACGCGATCGTGCTCGACCCGATGCTCGCCACCGGCAACTCGGCGGTGGCGGCAGTCGATCGGCTGAAGGAGACGAATCCGAAGTCGATCCGCTTCGTGTGCCTGCTGGCCGCACCCGAGGGGCTGAAGCATTTCACCGAATCGCACCCCGACGTGCCGGTCTACGTGGCGGCCATCGACCGCGAACTCAACGAGCACGGCTACATCGTGCCGGGCCTCGGCGACGCGGGGGACCGGATCTTCGGGACGAAGTGACGCGCTAGGGCTGGCGTTTGCCGCGAGGCGATGCCTGCAGCCCGGCCCGCGTGGTCCTGAGCTCGTGCAGGCAGGCAGCGCTGCACGCCTTGCCCTTGGCGCTGGTGCGCAAGGCCTCGTCGGCCTCGATGATGCGCATGCGGCGGCGCAGCTCGCGCACGGTCTGCATCACCGTCCATGACGGAACGGAGGCACACACCTTCGGCACCTCGGCCAATGTCACGCGCGATAGCACGAGGCCGGTGCAGCGGCCGAGCGCGGTGCGCAGCGACTCGGTGTGGGCGTCGGTCGTGTCCGAGCGGCGACCGCGGCTCAGCTCGACGGTGAGGCCCACGGCGCGGGCCACGCAGCCCTCGGTGTCGCGGTGCAGCAGGGCGAGCTCGAAGGCGTTGGTGCTCAGGTGCTCGTTCACCGCCTCGGCGCCGTGCTGCCTGAAGCGTTGTTCCAGGTCGTTGGTCACCGGCTCGACGGCCTGCGCCACCGGCGACCACCAGAGGGTCATCGCCACGACGACGAGGGCGCAGACACGGCGGGTCGATGCCGGTGCCAGAGCGCCCGCCCTCAGACCCGTGGCCGGCCCTGCAGCCGCACGTAGCCGCCGAAGGCCGCCAGCGCGATCGAGGCCAGCACGTACAGCACCATCGCGCGCGGCGAGACACGGAAGGCCAGCAGCGACATCAGCGCGCCCAGCACGCCGACGACGAGCACGTGGCGCCAGGCGTGGCTGCGGGCGTGGCGCGCCGCCAGGTAGCCGCCGGCCACCGGCGGCAACGCGAAGCTCAGGATCGCGAGCAGCGCCGTCATGAGCGTCAGCGCATCGGCGCTCAGCGTGCGGTTGACGAGCGCCAGCGCCGCGGCGAGCACGATGCCCGGCACCAGGTAGGCGACGACGAGGACGAAGAGGAGGACTTTCCAGTCGAGCGGCTTGTTCATCACGCACCCACCAGATGCAGCACCACCTCGCGCCGGTGCGGCCGCGTGCGGTGCTCCCACAGGTAGATGCCCTGCCAGGTGCCGAGCACCGGGCGCCCCTCGGCCAGCGGAATCGACAGCTGCACCGCGGTGAGCGCCGCGCGCACGTGCGCCGGCATGTCGTCGGGCCCTTCGTCCTGGTGGCGGAAAAGCGGGTCGCCATCCGGCACCAGGCGGGCGAAGAAGCGGTCGAGGTCGGCGCGCACGTCGGGGTCGGCGTTTTCCTGGATCACGAGGCTGGCGGAGGTGTGGCGCACGAAGACGGTCAGCAGCCCCTCGCGCAGGCCGCTGGCGGCCACCCACTCGGCCACCGGATGGGTGATCTCGACGAGACCGCGGCCGCGGGTGGCAATGTGGAGCGTGGTGCGGGTCTGCTGCAGCATGGTGGCCTGCAAGATTACGCCAGACCGGGCATGCTGGCGGCCGCTGCGTCATCTTCACGACACCATTGCATGGACTCTCTCTCCCAGATCGCCCTCGGCGCCTCGGTCGGCATCGCGGTCATGTGCGGCTCGCGGGCCGCCGGCAGCCGCCGCACCGCGGTTTGGAAACCGGCGTTGTGGGGTGCCGTGTGCGGCACCCTGCCCGACCTCGATGTCTTCGTCGACCACGGCGACGCCATCCGCAACATGGTGCTGCACCGCTCGGAGTCGCACGCGCTCTTCTGGCTCAGCGTGCTCTCGCTGCCGCTGGCGGCGCTCATCGCGAGGCTGCACGGCGAGTGGGCGTCCTGGCGCCGCTGGTGGCTGGCGGTGTGGCTGATGCTCGTGACCCACCCGCTGCTCGATGCGATGACGGTCTACGGCACGCGACTGCTGCTGCCCTTCACCGACCAGCCGTATGGGGTGGGCAGCATCTTCATCATCGACCCGCTGTACACCGTGCCGCTGCTGGTGGGCGGGCTGTGGGCGCTGTTCGCGCGCGGCAGCGCGGCCGGCTTGAAGGCGAATGCCGCGGGGCTGGTGCTCAGCACCGCCTACCTCGCGTGGAGCGCCCTGGCCCAGGCTCACGTCGAGCGCATCGCCCGTGAGTCGCTGCAAGCGCAGGGCGTGAAGGCGACGCAGGTGCTGGTCACGCCCACCGCCTTCAACACCGTGCTCTGGCGCGTGGTGGCGATCGAAGGCGACCGCTACCACGAGGGCTTCCGCTCGCTGCTCGACGGGGCGCGGCCGATGCAGTTCGACGCCTTCCTGCGCGG
This genomic interval carries:
- a CDS encoding metal-dependent hydrolase; amino-acid sequence: MDSLSQIALGASVGIAVMCGSRAAGSRRTAVWKPALWGAVCGTLPDLDVFVDHGDAIRNMVLHRSESHALFWLSVLSLPLAALIARLHGEWASWRRWWLAVWLMLVTHPLLDAMTVYGTRLLLPFTDQPYGVGSIFIIDPLYTVPLLVGGLWALFARGSAAGLKANAAGLVLSTAYLAWSALAQAHVERIARESLQAQGVKATQVLVTPTAFNTVLWRVVAIEGDRYHEGFRSLLDGARPMQFDAFLRGLSLMPALQPIEGVQRVADFSRGYFKLHEEGARLVITDLRMGQEPTYTFSFAVAERHSQAAPLQPPVAQGRRPDPQRALPWLWRRALGEPLPPPR
- the upp gene encoding uracil phosphoribosyltransferase, translating into MTAQIHHITHPLIQHKLTLMREKDRSTNSFRRLLGEISMLMAYEVTRDMPTQLIDIETPLEKMQSPVIDGKKTVFVSIMRAGAGFLDGMLNVIPGARIGHVGLYRDPKTLVAVEYYFKMPADMHERDAIVLDPMLATGNSAVAAVDRLKETNPKSIRFVCLLAAPEGLKHFTESHPDVPVYVAAIDRELNEHGYIVPGLGDAGDRIFGTK
- a CDS encoding URC4/urg3 family protein, coding for MLSDPAALLRSPATIRERCRNILAAVEAGQSRHFTLHRSQLDEVARRVEQVTRRQYPELRIPYHSRWRHFEAGGVNRRGELELLLEGRDAAEQAQAHIDLTVMSVLLDAGAGPDWRYDENGTSFTRSEGLGVATFRAFIAGAFSSDPLDPLRVDAEALQGVDEALLARVFQVRDDNPLVGLSGRATLMRRLGETLAAQPEVFGDDGRPGGLYDTLTQRGQLDRLPAPAVLQALLDHLGPIWLTGSSLQGTPLGDCWPHPAAGGSGLTAGWVPFHKLSQWLTYSLLEPFEWAGVTLTELDGLTGLPEYRNGGLLLDSRVIVPRDPSFAARTHTAADEAIVEWRALTVALIDELAPLVRERLHKKAEEMPLACILEGGTWAAGREIAKTLREGNPPLKIESDGTVF
- a CDS encoding secondary thiamine-phosphate synthase enzyme YjbQ — protein: MQQTRTTLHIATRGRGLVEITHPVAEWVAASGLREGLLTVFVRHTSASLVIQENADPDVRADLDRFFARLVPDGDPLFRHQDEGPDDMPAHVRAALTAVQLSIPLAEGRPVLGTWQGIYLWEHRTRPHRREVVLHLVGA